The following coding sequences lie in one Glycine max cultivar Williams 82 chromosome 19, Glycine_max_v4.0, whole genome shotgun sequence genomic window:
- the PTS-L2 gene encoding pterocarpan synthase 1, giving the protein MAKSKNLTYIFTIVLTLLFSFATAKSHSFHRSISPTALGLQKEKLSHLHFFFHDIGSGPKPTAVRVAQAHMTNTSSAFFGILVMADDPLTVGPEPGSKLVGKAQGIYGFASQEDVGLLMIMSFAFTEGKYNGSTLSLLGRNAVFSTVREMPIVGGSGAFRFARGYAQAKTHTFDYKTGDAVVEYNVYVFHY; this is encoded by the coding sequence ATGGCCAAATCCAAAAACCTCACATATATTTTCACCATCGTTCTCACCCTCCTCTTCTCATTCGCCACAGCAAAATCCCATAGTTTCCATCGAAGCATATCTCCAACAGCTTTGGGTCTCCAGAAGGAGAAGCTCAGCCACCTTCACTTCTTCTTCCACGACATAGGGAGCGGTCCAAAGCCCACCGCCGTGAGAGTGGCCCAGGCCCACATGACCAACACTTCCTCCGCATTTTTTGGAATTCTGGTGATGGCCGACGACCCATTGACCGTGGGCCCAGAACCCGGATCCAAACTCGTCGGAAAGGCCCAAGGAATTTACGGATTTGCGTCCCAGGAAGATGTGGGTTTATTGATGATCATGAGTTTCGCGTTCACCGAAGGGAAATACAATGGCAGCACACTAAGCTTGTTGGGGCGGAACGCGGTGTTCTCCACCGTGAGGGAGATGCCAATAGTTGGAGGAAGCGGGGCTTTCCGGTTCGCACGTGGGTATGCTCAGGCCAAGACTCACACGTTTGATTACAAGACAGGGGATGCTGTCGTGGAGTACAACGTCTACGTGTTCCATTATTAA